The sequence TAAATATTATCTAGATATATGTGATTATTCTTAATAGAATCATGTTCCTAATAAATtcttatttctttatttatataggactctatctaataaataattttcatgCTTGAAATCTTATCTATAAAAGGATTCCTGCGCACAAACAAATAATCTCATCAGACGAGAATTCGCATAGTATCCAGAGAAGAATCATGTTCAAGAATTTGAAGGTTTTTGAAGAAAGTTTTTGTGGATGATCGTTGTTGCTGTCTTGTGTTACCGTGCATGTTGAAGAAATCGGAGACAATATTTAGTGCATAGTATTGTTCAACGATATTTTTGTTTCTTCAAAATTTTGACATACGGGAGTTGcgtctgatttatttattgttctAAGTGTTTAGGATGAAATTTAGTTTTTCAATCTGTTGAGAAATCTAGAGTTTAGTATTTTTCGTAAAAATTACTAATATTGGTTTGTAAAACtgatttatgttttatattgattaTTTGGCCCTAAGGTACCTGCACAAGTATGATATTATATTCTAGGTTCAAATATTTATATAGTATCAAAAatctataaaataaatatgggaaaattgtttttttggttctgtatgtttgtcactttgtgatttcagtcctttatattcttagatttcagttttagtccgctatatttatatttttggcaattttagtcctttttccgacatggcgctgacgtggcaccaattcagtgctgatgtggagctgacgtgtacagtgacacgtaagcattttcaaatataaaggaccaaaattgccaaaaatcgaaacatgcaggactaaaactaaaatatgaaaacatagaggaccaaaatcgcaaagtgacaaatttACAGGACCAAATTTGCCGTTTTCCcaataaatattttacctaAATTGAATAATATCTTGATAGGGAATTTATATGCAGTATTATGGTTAATAAATATTACCAAGATATATGTGATTATTCTTAATAGAGTCatgtttttaataaatttttatttcctTATTTATGTAAAACTCTATCTAAGGAATCATTTTTTCATGCTTGAACTCTTATCTATAAAAGGATTTTTGCGCACAAACAAATCATCTCTTCAGACGAGAATTCACACAGCATCCTCAGAAGAATCATGTTCAAGAATTCGAAGGTTTCTGAAGAAAGCTTTTGTGGCTGATCGTTGCTGTTGTCCTCGTGTTACCGTGCATGTTGAAGACATCGGAGACAACATTTATTGCATAGTCCTGTTCGACGATATTTttggacagtcaagtgaagtcgaacctctagcattcatcgcttattgaattttcatctcgtGAATTCGtggttaattaattttatttcttgcaaatttcagttttataaACAGCAAGTATTCCAAATTTCTGGCTAAATATTTCCCACCTGCTAAGTCGGCTCAGTTTAAAATAGAGATCACTACATTTAAACAGCAATATTTTGAGCAGTTGTATGAAGCCTGGGAGCGGTACAAAGAATTGCTTAGGAAGTGTCCGAACCATAATTTTTCGGATTGGGAATAGATCGAATTAttttacaatggtttgaatggccCAACGAGGATTTATGtggatgctgcagctggaggttcaatattttctaaattttctgagcaggcttatgagatgcttgagcaaatgactGCTAACATTTATCAGTGGCTGAGTGAGAGATCTGTAATAAGAAAGCCTGCTAGAATTCAtgaggttgatgcattcactgctttgactgctcagatggctactatttctacacagttggaTGTACTGACCAAAGGGAATCAAAGTTCTACTGAGACAGCATCACTGCCGACTGCcgtaaattctgctgatggatttgagagtgtggagcaagcgcaatatgtgaacaacatgaattacaacaattatcgaggtaatcctgtacccaatcagtatcatcctagtttgcgtaatcatgagaatttttcctatgcaaacaataagaatgtgttgaatcctccaccgGGGTTCAATACTCAGAATGGTGAGGGTAAGGCATCTTTGGAAGATTTGGTGCATAATTTTATTTCAGAGTCTTCCACAAGATTTAAGAGGAATGAGAATAAGCTGGATAGTATGGAGACGCACTTGACCAATGTGAGCGCTTTTataaaaaatcttgaaacacaaattGGTCAACTGGCGAATGCATTGAATAATCAACAGAGAGATGTGTTTCCCAGCAACACTGAGGTTAATCCTAGAGAGCAATGCAATGTTGtcactcttagaagtggtaaagaacTTGCGATTGATAACCCAAAGGCAGTGGATGATGAGGAAGTTGAAGAGATTGTGGTGGAGTCCAAAAattctgataaaaaaaattccagcAAGTCTGCAGTTGTGCTTGAGAAACCGTCTGTGCCAAAATCTATTCTGTCATATcctcagcggttcaagaagaaagtgtTGGATGAAAAattttctaagtttcttgacatcttcaagaaaatccatataaatatttcattcgttgatgctttggagcagatGCCGCATTATGCTAAATTAATGAAGGATGTGATGGCAAGGAAGAGAAAACttgaagagtttgaaacagtGAAGTTGACAGAGGAGTGCAGCGCCATCCTGCAAAAGAAACTGCCACAGAAattgaaagatccagggagttttactattccttgtattATTGGTGGTGCGACTGTTAATAGggtattatgtgatttaggtgcaagtattaatttaatgcctttgtctATTTTTAGGTCTTTGGAGCTTGGCGAGGTGAAACCAACCACGATTACTCTGCAGTTGGCAGACCGTTCTCTGACATATCCTCGAGGAGTTGTGGAAGAcgttttggtaaaagtagataaatttatttttcctgctgacTTTGTAGTGCTTGACATGGAAGGAGATCAAGATGTCCCTCTAATTTTGCGGAGAGCGTTAATTGATGTGCAGGATGGTGAATCTctacgagttggtggtgaagctgtCACGTTTAATATCTATAAAACCATGAAATACAAAGATGAGGTACATTCTTGTAATCGCATTGATTTATCTAATTCTTATGAGAATAATTTTTGTGCAGGATTGGAATTGGAGGACGCTTTGGCAAGGTGCTTAATTAATTCCATAACCCAATTTGAGGGGGATGATTGGGAACTTAGAGAGCAAATTCTTGCTCTTGAAAGTTTGCCAAAGGAAAAAGATGGCCAAGACAAAATTAAAGAATTTTCTGAGGAAGTAAAAAAAGAGGTACCAGTTTCTTCTACtcctgaattgaaagaactgcgtggtcatttatgttatgcatttttgggagaaaattcgactaacCCGTTAATTATTTCATCTTCTCTTACTCATGAtgaaaaagataaattattaagagttttgagaaaatttaaaCCTGCTTTGGGTTGGTCTATTTTtgatatcaagggaattagtcccaatattttcatgcataagATTTTAATGGAGGAGTCGTATAgtccttatgttgatcatcaaatGAGGTTAAATCCTGCGATGAAAGAAGTAGTAAAAGTTGAGGTGTCGAAATTATTGAATTCTGGTATTATTTATGCTATATCTGACAGTTCTTGGGTGTCGCCAGTACAGGTTGTGCCAAAAAAAGGAGGTATGACTGTggtaaaaaatgagaaaaacgaGTTGATTTCGACTCGTACCGTTACTGATTGGAGagtttgcattgattatagaaggtTGAATAAGGCTACTATGAAAGATCATTTTTCtcttccttttattgatcagatgcttGATAGGTTGGCAGGTTATAAACATTACTGTTTTTTAGATGGCTATTCTGGCTACAATCAAATTGCTATAGAGCCAGAGGATCAAGAGAAAACAACTTTCACATGTCCCTATAGTACATATGCTTTTAggagaatgccatttggtttgtgtaatgcaccggctactttTCAGCGGTGCATAATGGCAATTTTTTCTGACATGGTGGAAGAAGTTATGGAAACTTtaatggatgatttttctgtgtttgggtcttcttttgatcattgttttcacaatctgaCCCTTGTTTTGCAGCATTGCCAAGAGAAAAATCTAGTTCTtaactgggaaaaatgtcacttcatggtgcAAGAAAGCATCGTACTTGGGCATAAAGTGTCATCTAATGAGCTTGAGGTGGATCGAGCAAAAGTGGTTGCGATTGAAAAGCTTCCACCGCCAAATAATGTGAAAGCCATTAGAAGCTTCTTGGGACACGCCGGGGTCTATCGCCGTTTTATCagaaatttttctaaaattactaaacctttgtgtaatttattagaaaaagacacatcttttatttttgatgatGCGTGTTTGCAGGCATTCACAAAGATCAAGGAGGCATTAATTTTTGCGCCTATTATGATTGTGCCTGACTGGAAGGAGCCGTTTGAAgtgatgtgtgatgccagcgatTATGCTGTGGGAGCAGTTTTGGGACAAAGAAGAGATAAAATGTTTCGGGCAATTTACTATGCCAGCCGCACTCTTGACGGAGCCCAAAAAAATTACACTACTACTGAAAAAGAGATGTTGGTTGTGGTGTTTTCTGTCGACAAATTCAGGTCCTATCTCATTGGCTCTAAAGTAATTGTTTATACAGACCATGCAACAATTCGCTATCTATATGCCAAGAAGGATGCCAAGCCAAGATTGATTCGGTGGATACTCTTactacaagagtttgattttgaaattagaGACAAGAAAGGGAGTCAGAATTTAGTGGCGGATCATCTGTCTCGCTTGGAGTTGGAAGGAAAAGCTGAATATGAACTCATCAAGGAGCAATTTCCTGATGAACATctttttgaggtaaattctAAACTTTCTTGTTTGCTGACTTTGCTAATTTTCTTACTTGTGGTGTTTTGCCTCCAGATCTAAATCatcaccaaaggaagaaatttttCCATTATGTCAAGTTTTATCTGTGGAATGATCCGTTTGTGTACAAGAAGTGTTCAGACCAAGGGATAAGGAGATGTGTGGACGAAACTGAAGCAAAAtaaattttggaacaatgtcATTCTGCACCGTATGGTGGTCACTTTGGAGCCACACGGACAGTCGCCAAGATACTTcagtctggtttttattggccaaaTTTATTCAAAGACAGTTATACCTTGGTAAAATCATGTGATAGATGTCAAAGGATGGGAAATATATCTAGGTGTCATTAATTACCTCTCACCAATATTTCAgaagttgaattatttgatgtgtggggaattgattttatgggacCATTTACTATATCTTTTGGGAAATCTTATATTTTATTGGCTGTtgattatgtctcgaaatgggtggaagcaatcgCCACCTCcactaatgatgctcgtgtaGTTGTGCAGTTTGTACAGAAAAATATTTCCACGAGATTTGGAACTCCAAGGGCCATTATCAatgatgaaggtacgcatttttgcaataaaatctttaattcaTTACTAACAAAATATGGTGTTAGGCATAAAGTGGCAtgtgcataccatcctcaaacaAATGGGCAAGCTGAAATATCCAACCGGGAAATTAAGCAAATTCTGGAAAAGACTGTCAACACGAACCGGAAGGATTGGGCAATAAAGTTGGATGATGCACTATGGGCATACCGGACTGCGTTTAAAACTCCGATTGGCATGTCGCCATACAGGTTGGTCTTTGGTAAAACATGTCATCTGCCAGTAGAGTTGGAGCATCGAGCATATTGGGCAGTGAAAAAGTTGAATTTTGATCTGAAACCTGCCTGTGAAGAGCGATTGTTGCAGTTACATGAGATCGAGGAGTTTTGTAATCATTCATACGAAAATGCCAAGCTCTACAAAGAACAAACCAAAAAGTGGCATGACAAAATATTACTGAAGAGATAAATCGAGCCTGGACAGCATGTATTATTGTTTAATTCTCGCCTCAGattatttccaggtaagttaaAATCAAGATGGTCTGGTCCGTTCACCGTGGTGAAAGTGCATTCCTATGGAGCCATTGAACTGAGCTGTCACAATGGTCAAACCTTTCAAGTCAATGGGCAGAGGTTGAAACATTACTTTGGCAATGAAGTGCGGAACATGGAGAAAGTTGATTTGATAGACCCTGCATAAACACTCCAGAAAAGTTGGgcttgttggaaaacggtgttcagatcaattagaattgatacccggtgcagcggaagtttaaaaatttattttattaatatggaacgattccatatctgggtatcaaaactttacgattaaatttgtgtaagtaaaacaaataatcactattaaatattttaccttgaaatctcgaagcaAGATTATGggcaccaacagaatttaatctgctcttgttgtatatccccagaactgatgaacgaacgtttcttcaatcaggtccacgaatagaaaacaaaaccctctgattgactgcactagaaatcaatcagaagtttgcgtagagaataaacagatatgatctgttaattcagattgtaatttttcataaaaatcacaagccgaattttctccgaaagggacagagaatTTCGAAAttcctcttgaataatctagactgattttcgaaaattcaagactgaaaatcacacacaatttttgaacactgcagtcctatttatagataatttctagactggattaagttataattatatcaggactctaactccttaaagcccacaatccataacttaagcccaacaagccaagcctgttgttatagaaattaatataaaattcatcgtgactccgattgataaactgatttcaccaatgtgcacagaaaccatttctgcatcttttagagtcaagataatttttctgaatccgaattcagtgatttccaaaaatgtccatccctatgtcattttaggaaatcccactccctttagttaagaagtccaacttctctttcattaaatttaactctttaaatttaactatctctacggggttttagtaatccattacttgtgtaaccctcaatggttcaggaatacagctagccgtgggctcacaactccttgtgactcggaacaacaattttcgacttacccatcgaatcatggtaagagcgcctagcaacatcgccccatgattccctaggtattactgatagtgcctgcaagaaccagtagattctggttagcgtacagtacggtcccttcatccatatatcccgatcgaatcaacaatcattggtgcatcgagagtcgttcgagattcgataactatgcataacatcttggagatcaaatagtgacatcgcatgtgttactaggataacccattaacctaaaacacatcatgtactctggccagagattcgtcacactaatatctcctcagatcgcataggatatccacactcgcaagtatgtggtgaatccttgacaacaaagcatcgaatcctatatgtgtcataactgtacccaatcccgacacctgatgaccccaatagagtcggtaaacgagtcaaagtacagtactagcatatagagtctcaatgatgtttcaagtaataaggactaatggtgtacaaccaaaaccgcggactttatccactcgataagtgataaccacttggaaagtcctaatagggtagttcgatcattcatcatatgaatatccatttgcatgctttgaacatctctatgttccataccaatgaaacgtggtactcggcatcgcaaatgctagtctcaatctcgagcgatccttatccttatttgcggacggctcaattgactaggaacaatttagaatatacagtgactataagatgtgtttcatgatagccatcctcatgtgctaccacatcttacatacactatagtatattcaaggtctttatcaaaacaacaatagtatatcataatataacaatatgaagaaagataaagttaatgccattataaaagtgtaaattatattaaacaaaaaattgttttacatagagtcataaaagcccttagccacaagttggctaaccgggcacccactctttcaatctcccacttgccctaaagccaactagtcatactacgtaatctcattgcttcgcaatgtttgtcaaacaatggtcctggcaagggcttagtaagcggatcagcgatattgtctgtagaggccactctctcgacactgatgtctcctctttccacgatctcccggatgatgtggtatttcctcagtacgtgtttggacttctgatgagaccttggctcctttgcctgagcaacgacacccgtgttgtcacagtacaccgggactggaccaacaacttcaggaattacacccaactcttggatgaatttccttatccaaaccgcctctttagcagcagctgatgctgcaatgtattctgcctcagtggtgaaatccgctgtggtgtcctgcttggaactcttccaagatacagcaccgccattgagcacgaatacaaatccagaggttgatttcgagtcatccacgtcacattggaagctagagtcggtatagccttccaacttcaattctctccctccataaaccatgaacaaattcttagtccttcgcaagtacttaagaatatccttcatggctttccaatgcatttgaccgggattggcttggtatctgctcatgacgctcagagcataggccacatccgatctggtagatatcatcccatacatgatactacctatggctgacgcatatggcacgtgtgtcatcttttctatctcttcgtcagtcttgggacacatagacttggatagagaaactccatgacacataggtatatgtcctctcttggactcatccatagaaaaccttttcaatatggtgtcgatgtaggttgattgagtgaatcctatcattcttttagatctatctctatagatctgaattcctagaatataggatgcctcacctaaatccttcatcgagaatttacctgataaccatatctttgttgctgcaacatccctacatcattccccatgagtaggatgtcatcaacataaagtactaagaatgttaccgcattcttaactactttcttgtacacgcatggttcctccgggttcttgataaaaccaaaatcctttatcgtttcatcaaatttctggttccaacttcttgatgcttatttgagaccatagattgatatctgaagcttgcataccttatgctcgctttccatggatgtgtatccctcaggctgcatcatatagatctcttccttaatatttccattaaaaaatgcagtctttacatccatttgccatatctcatagtcataccatgctgctatggcaataaggattcttatggacttgaacattgcgactggtgaaaaagtttcatcatagtcaactcct comes from Henckelia pumila isolate YLH828 chromosome 4, ASM3356847v2, whole genome shotgun sequence and encodes:
- the LOC140860690 gene encoding uncharacterized protein → MATISTQLDVLTKGNQSSTETASLPTANVLNPPPGFNTQNGEGKASLEDLVHNFISESSTRFKRNENKLDSMETHLTNVSAFIKNLETQIGQLANALNNQQRDVFPSNTEVNPREQCNVVTLRSGKELAIDNPKAVDDEEVEEIVVESKNSDKKNSSKSAVVLEKPSVPKSILSYPQRFKKKMPHYAKLMKDVMARKRKLEEFETVKLTEECSAILQKKLPQKLKDPGSFTIPCIIGGATVNRVLCDLGASINLMPLSIFRSLELGEVKPTTITLQLADRSLTYPRGVVEDVLVKVDKFIFPADFVVLDMEGDQDVPLILRRALIDVQDGESLRVGGEAVTFNIYKTMKYKDEVHSCNRIDLSNSYENNFCAGLELEDALARCLINSITQFEGDDWELREQILALESLPKEKDGQDKIKEFSEEVKKEGISPNIFMHKILMEESYSPYVDHQMRLNPAMKEVVKVEVSKLLNSGIIYAISDSSWVSPVQVVPKKGGMTVVKNEKNELISTRTVTDWRVCIDYRRLNKATMKDHFSLPFIDQMLDRLAGYKHYCFLDGYSGYNQIAIEPEDQEKTTFTCPYSTYAFRRMPFGLCNAPATFQRCIMAIFSDMVEEVMETLMDDFSHCQEKNLVLNWEKCHFMVQESIVLGHKVSSNELEVDRAKVVAIEKLPPPNNVKAIRSFLGHAGAFTKIKEALIFAPIMIVPDWKEPFEVMCDASDYAVGAVLGQRRDKMFRAIYYASRTLDGAQKNYTTTEKEMLVVVFSVDKFRSYLIGSKVIVYTDHATIRYLYAKKDAKPRLIRWILLLQEFDFEIRDKKGSQNLVADHLSRLELEGKAEYELIKEQFPDEHLFEI